The following proteins come from a genomic window of Emys orbicularis isolate rEmyOrb1 chromosome 25, rEmyOrb1.hap1, whole genome shotgun sequence:
- the CDK5R1 gene encoding cyclin-dependent kinase 5 activator 1 encodes MGTVLSLSPSYRKAPLCEDGAAGVGQYTAVQNSKNAKERSLRRNPILAALPWKRIAAVSAKKKHSKKVQPSGGYQSNVAHLNSENLKKSLSCANLSTFAQPPAQPAAPPPPLSAAKSAASSGRKAPPNPSAAGTPKRVIVQASTSELLRCLGEFLCRRCYRLKHLSPTDPVLWLRSVDRSLLLQGWQDQGFITPANVVFLYMLCRDVISAEVATDRDLQAGLLTCLYLSYSYMGNEISYPLKPFLVESCKEAFWDRCLSIISLMSPKMLQINADPHYFTQVFADLKNECSQEEKSRLLIGLDR; translated from the coding sequence ATGGGCACGGTGCTGTCGCTGTCCCCCAGCTACCGCAAGGCGCCGCTGTGCGAGGATGGCGCGGCCGGCGTGGGGCAATACACCGCGGTGCAGAACAGCAAGAACGCCAAGGAGCGCAGCTTGCGGCGCAACCCCATCCTGGCGGCGCTGCCCTGGAAGCGCATCGCCGCCGTCTCGGCCAAGAAGAAACACTCCAAGAAGGTGCAGCCCAGCGGCGGCTACCAGAGCAACGTCGCCCACCTCAACAGCGAGAACCTGAAGAAGTCGCTGTCCTGCGCCAACCTCTCCACCTTCGCGCAGCCCCCCGCGCAGCCCGCggccccgccgccgccgctcTCCGCGGCCAAGAGCGCAGCGTCCTCCGGCCGCAAAGCGCCGCCCAACCCCAGCGCGGCCGGCACCCCGAAGCGGGTCATCGTCCAGGCCTCCACCAGCGAGCTGCTGCGCTGCCTGGGCGAGTTCCTGTGCCGCCGCTGCTACCGCCTCAAGCACCTCTCGCCCACGGACCCCGTCTTGTGGCTGCGCAGCGTGGACAGGTCGCTGctcctccagggctggcaggaccAGGGCTTCATCACCCCGGCCAACGTGGTCTTCCTCTACATGCTGTGCCGGGATGTCATCTCCGCCGAGGTGGCCACCGACCGCGACCTGCAGGCCGGCCTGCTGACCTGCCTGTACCTCTCCTACTCCTACATGGGCAACGAGATCTCCTACCCGCTCAAACCCTTCCTGGTGGAGAGCTGCAAGGAGGCCTTTTGGGACCGCTGCCTCTCCATCATCAGCCTCATGAGCCCCAAGATGCTGCAGATCAACGCGGACCCGCACTACTTCACCCAGGTGTTTGCTGACCTGAAGAACGAGTGCAGCCAGGAGGAGAAGAGCCGGCTCCTCATCGGGCTGGACCGGTGA